In one window of Eggerthella guodeyinii DNA:
- a CDS encoding PhoH family protein — protein MTDQTQITLTAPQSVNMALIVGPADEILHVVQDAFASRITVRGDTIELVGDPLEVQSLTALFSDLIKLVEGGDEPTLEYVRHAIDLLRTAEFSPQALREDILLTYRGRAIRPKTAGQKRYVDAIREHTITFGIGPAGTGKTYLAMAMAVAALKRKEVGRIILTRPVVEAGESLGFLPGTLTEKVDPYIRPLYDALFDMTDMERATQLIESGVIEIAPLAFMRGRTLNDSFIILDEAQNTTPEQMKMFLTRLGFGSKMVVTGDVTQLDLPRGISGLKGVRAILEDVDDIAFCDFTGKDVVRHSLVAAIVSAYDQASRKA, from the coding sequence ATGACAGACCAAACGCAAATCACCCTCACGGCCCCGCAAAGCGTGAACATGGCGCTCATCGTCGGGCCCGCGGACGAGATCCTCCACGTCGTGCAAGACGCCTTCGCCTCGCGCATCACGGTGCGCGGCGACACCATCGAGCTCGTCGGCGACCCGCTCGAGGTGCAGTCCCTCACGGCGCTGTTCTCCGACCTCATCAAGCTCGTGGAAGGCGGCGACGAGCCCACGCTCGAGTACGTGCGCCACGCCATCGACCTGCTGCGCACGGCCGAGTTCAGCCCGCAGGCGCTGCGCGAGGACATCCTGCTCACGTACCGCGGCCGGGCCATCCGCCCGAAGACGGCGGGCCAGAAGCGCTACGTGGACGCCATCCGCGAGCACACCATCACCTTCGGCATCGGGCCCGCGGGCACCGGCAAGACCTACCTCGCCATGGCCATGGCCGTGGCCGCGCTCAAGCGCAAGGAGGTCGGCCGCATCATCCTCACGCGCCCCGTGGTGGAGGCGGGGGAGAGCCTGGGCTTTCTGCCGGGCACCCTCACCGAGAAGGTGGACCCCTACATCCGCCCGCTCTACGACGCGCTGTTCGACATGACCGACATGGAGCGCGCCACGCAGCTCATCGAGAGCGGCGTCATCGAGATCGCCCCGCTCGCGTTCATGCGCGGGCGCACCCTGAACGACAGCTTCATCATCCTCGACGAGGCGCAGAACACCACGCCCGAGCAGATGAAGATGTTCCTCACGCGCCTCGGCTTCGGCTCGAAGATGGTGGTGACGGGCGACGTGACCCAGCTCGACCTGCCGCGCGGCATCTCGGGCCTCAAGGGCGTGCGCGCCATCCTCGAGGACGTCGACGACATCGCGTTCTGCGATTTCACGGGCAAGGACGTGGTGCGCCACTCGCTGGTGGCGGCCATCGTCTCGGCCTACGATCAGGCAAGCAGAAAGGCTTGA
- the ybeY gene encoding rRNA maturation RNase YbeY produces MDIQINYDYRKEDLEKLPLHELTQFVLAREDKPFNTEVSISFVTDEAIAELNERYRHKEGPTDVLSFECDGVDDDLSAMTLAEDPVFELGDVIIAPDVASRQMREFGTTFEEEISLLLVHGLLHLCGYDHIEDDEAEVMEKREAEILEAWSKR; encoded by the coding sequence ATGGATATCCAGATCAACTACGACTATCGCAAAGAGGACCTCGAGAAGCTGCCGCTGCACGAGCTCACCCAGTTCGTGCTCGCACGCGAGGACAAGCCCTTCAACACCGAGGTGTCCATCAGCTTCGTCACCGACGAGGCCATCGCCGAGCTCAACGAGCGCTACCGCCACAAGGAAGGCCCCACCGACGTGCTGTCCTTCGAGTGCGACGGCGTGGACGACGACCTGTCGGCCATGACGCTGGCCGAGGACCCCGTCTTCGAGCTGGGCGACGTCATCATCGCCCCCGACGTGGCCTCGCGCCAGATGCGCGAGTTCGGCACCACGTTCGAGGAGGAGATCAGCCTGCTGCTCGTGCACGGCCTGCTGCACCTGTGCGGCTACGACCACATCGAGGACGACGAGGCCGAGGTCATGGAGAAGCGCGAGGCGGAGATCCTCGAAGCTTGGTCCAAGCGCTAG
- a CDS encoding diacylglycerol kinase family protein, protein MDATNAMDEDDRTEGSPSPEGGARGDGRFVRNHADKGSRARFSLGRAFSCAWEGIAYTTRTQRNMKIHFAVGAAAVALGIALGIDALSWAAIAICIVLVLAAECLNTALESVVDLVSPDYAELAKHAKDCAAGAVLVCALGAVAVAAAVFLPRLLALLS, encoded by the coding sequence ATGGACGCGACCAACGCCATGGATGAAGACGATCGCACCGAGGGGTCGCCGTCGCCGGAGGGCGGCGCGCGCGGCGACGGTCGGTTCGTCCGCAACCACGCGGACAAAGGCTCGCGCGCTCGGTTCTCGCTCGGGCGCGCGTTTTCGTGTGCCTGGGAGGGCATCGCCTACACCACGCGGACGCAGCGCAACATGAAGATCCACTTCGCGGTGGGCGCCGCGGCGGTCGCGCTTGGCATCGCGCTCGGCATCGACGCGCTGTCGTGGGCCGCCATCGCCATCTGCATCGTGCTCGTGCTGGCCGCCGAGTGCCTGAACACGGCGCTCGAGTCGGTGGTCGACCTCGTGTCGCCCGACTACGCCGAGCTCGCCAAGCACGCGAAGGACTGCGCCGCCGGCGCGGTGCTCGTATGCGCGCTCGGCGCCGTGGCGGTCGCCGCGGCCGTGTTCCTCCCGCGCCTTCTGGCGCTTCTGAGCTGA
- the era gene encoding GTPase Era, translated as MTDMFPPKDESFKSGFVTLVGRPNAGKSTLVNAIMGKKIAITSNTAQTTRHRFRAVLTRDEFQLILVDTPGLHKPQDALGEELNTSALKALEDVDVVAFLVDASKPVGTGDEWVAAQLERTRSKKILVLSKIDLVDGEQLDRQRFAAAQLGDWDAVVELSSATGEHVQDFVDEVVALLPPGPAWFPADMETDQPIEVVVAEFIREKILRSFHDEVPHAIGVHVEEMEYDRKKDLYRIYAIVYVERDSQKGIIIGKKGAAIKQIGTEARADLEQLLGCRVFLDLSVKVKKNWRRDASQIRRFGYGEGA; from the coding sequence ATGACCGATATGTTTCCCCCGAAGGACGAATCCTTCAAATCCGGGTTTGTCACGCTGGTCGGACGCCCGAACGCAGGCAAGTCGACGCTGGTCAACGCCATCATGGGCAAGAAGATAGCCATCACGTCGAACACGGCGCAGACCACGCGCCACCGTTTTCGCGCCGTGCTGACCCGCGACGAGTTCCAGCTCATCCTCGTGGACACGCCCGGCTTGCACAAACCCCAGGATGCCCTCGGCGAGGAGCTGAACACGTCCGCGCTCAAGGCGCTCGAGGACGTGGACGTGGTCGCCTTCCTCGTGGATGCGTCGAAGCCCGTGGGCACGGGCGACGAATGGGTGGCCGCGCAGCTCGAGCGCACGCGCTCGAAGAAGATCCTCGTGCTGTCGAAGATCGACCTCGTGGACGGCGAGCAGCTGGACCGCCAGCGCTTCGCGGCCGCCCAGCTGGGCGATTGGGACGCCGTCGTGGAGCTGTCGAGCGCCACGGGCGAGCACGTGCAGGACTTCGTCGACGAGGTGGTGGCGCTGCTGCCGCCGGGGCCGGCGTGGTTCCCGGCCGACATGGAGACCGACCAGCCCATCGAGGTGGTGGTGGCCGAGTTCATCCGCGAGAAGATCCTGCGCTCGTTCCACGACGAGGTGCCCCACGCCATCGGCGTGCACGTGGAGGAGATGGAGTACGACCGCAAGAAGGACCTCTACCGCATCTACGCCATCGTGTACGTGGAGCGCGACAGCCAGAAGGGCATCATCATCGGCAAGAAGGGCGCGGCCATCAAGCAGATCGGCACCGAGGCGCGCGCCGACCTCGAGCAGCTGCTCGGCTGCCGGGTGTTCCTCGACCTGTCGGTGAAGGTGAAGAAGAACTGGCGCCGCGACGCCAGCCAGATCCGCCGCTTCGGCTACGGCGAGGGCGCGTAG
- a CDS encoding PASTA domain-containing protein, whose amino-acid sequence MICPNCQSDNKEGAKFCNECGFPLTGRMAAVAAASTSDATLRSIAADEVPEAPEDDAVEAPEAADAATDGLDPDFEGVVSADEPAPADELGTSGPLDRSSLPAIDVAGVNVDENGNAFDFSSVGDDEAARAADDLTPFVPRRPDEEPVSGRSDFSGFDECLVDAGYVPPKKSWGPGDTMEMPRIEGQAAPKQKEFRAPDANQKKGGKGKIVAIVLICLLAVGGAAAGVTYYLELWGGKMLPDVVGMTQSDAVYVLESKGFAVHEEKIKSDDTEGVVLLMDPTAGAREETGSEVTIHVSEARTIPEAVGKQRDEVAAQLEKDGFDNVTFVTEKSDEHEGLVLGIVPEAGSKAKANTEITVTVAVPYTVPDVANKTWDEASKLLQDEGYEPVASYVYDESVAPGTVLGTDPAAGAKADSGSTVTVSIALSRASELEQAALSYLGGVQGSGEPITIGGTAYLVDSVDAVKYEGNETTSFTITGRAVTSLDGETVYGSSKQKSGAIVWTSDNAIASIS is encoded by the coding sequence ATGATCTGTCCGAACTGCCAATCCGATAACAAAGAAGGCGCGAAATTCTGCAACGAGTGCGGGTTTCCGCTGACCGGCCGCATGGCGGCCGTCGCCGCCGCGTCCACGAGCGACGCGACGCTGCGCTCGATCGCGGCCGACGAGGTTCCCGAGGCCCCCGAGGACGACGCGGTCGAGGCGCCCGAGGCGGCCGACGCCGCAACCGACGGGCTCGACCCCGACTTCGAGGGCGTCGTGTCCGCCGACGAGCCCGCGCCCGCCGACGAGCTCGGCACGTCGGGCCCGCTCGACCGTTCCAGCCTTCCCGCCATCGACGTGGCGGGCGTGAACGTCGACGAGAACGGCAACGCGTTCGACTTCAGCTCCGTCGGAGACGACGAGGCCGCGCGCGCTGCCGATGATCTCACGCCGTTCGTGCCCCGCCGCCCCGACGAGGAGCCCGTTTCCGGCCGCTCCGACTTCTCGGGCTTCGACGAGTGCCTCGTCGACGCGGGCTACGTGCCGCCGAAGAAGTCGTGGGGCCCGGGCGACACCATGGAGATGCCGCGCATCGAGGGCCAGGCCGCCCCGAAGCAGAAGGAGTTCCGCGCGCCCGACGCCAACCAGAAGAAGGGCGGCAAGGGCAAGATCGTGGCCATCGTGCTGATCTGCCTGCTGGCCGTCGGCGGCGCCGCGGCCGGCGTCACGTACTACCTGGAGCTGTGGGGCGGCAAGATGCTGCCCGACGTCGTGGGCATGACGCAGTCCGACGCCGTCTACGTGCTGGAGTCCAAGGGATTCGCCGTGCACGAGGAGAAGATCAAGTCCGATGACACCGAGGGCGTCGTGCTGCTCATGGACCCCACCGCGGGCGCGCGCGAGGAAACGGGCTCCGAGGTCACCATCCACGTCTCCGAGGCGCGCACGATCCCCGAGGCCGTGGGCAAGCAGCGCGACGAGGTGGCCGCTCAGCTCGAGAAGGACGGCTTCGACAACGTCACGTTCGTCACCGAGAAGTCCGACGAGCACGAGGGCCTCGTGCTGGGCATCGTCCCCGAGGCGGGCTCGAAGGCGAAGGCCAACACCGAGATCACCGTCACCGTGGCCGTGCCCTACACCGTGCCCGACGTGGCGAACAAGACGTGGGACGAGGCGTCCAAGCTGCTGCAGGACGAGGGGTACGAGCCCGTGGCGAGCTACGTGTACGACGAGAGCGTCGCGCCCGGCACCGTGCTGGGCACCGACCCCGCGGCCGGCGCGAAGGCCGATTCCGGCTCCACGGTCACCGTGTCCATCGCGCTGTCGCGCGCTTCCGAGCTGGAGCAGGCCGCGCTGTCGTACCTCGGCGGCGTGCAGGGCTCCGGCGAGCCCATCACCATCGGCGGCACGGCGTACCTGGTGGATTCCGTGGACGCGGTGAAGTACGAGGGCAACGAGACCACGTCGTTCACCATCACGGGCAGGGCGGTGACCTCGCTCGACGGCGAGACCGTGTACGGCTCCTCGAAGCAGAAGAGCGGCGCCATCGTCTGGACGAGCGACAACGCCATCGCCAGCATCTCGTAG
- the recO gene encoding DNA repair protein RecO has protein sequence MSQPTYGARAIVLRKTKLGESDLIVTMLAEDGSQMRAVAKGARKPASSFAARLELYSVADALLARGRSLDIVKEVRLVESNERLRRDIEHASGAAPMAELLDRVTQMGLENPRLFALTRAALASLGRVEAAQVPAVCAAHLLKTLAFTGLRPSLDVCVGCGRDVPAPAGSSDALVPLSYQEGGVVCAACRPNVETVLVPASTLAWCRALLGSTFAEIEALEVDLSASFAVLRFCQQWVHEHVGSNLKSLNFLFTCGLF, from the coding sequence GTGTCCCAGCCCACCTACGGCGCACGCGCCATCGTGCTGCGCAAGACGAAGCTCGGCGAGAGCGACCTCATCGTGACGATGCTCGCCGAGGACGGCTCGCAGATGCGGGCCGTGGCGAAGGGCGCGCGCAAGCCCGCCAGCTCGTTCGCGGCGCGCCTCGAGCTGTACTCGGTGGCCGACGCGCTCCTCGCGCGCGGGCGCAGCCTCGACATCGTGAAGGAAGTGCGGCTCGTCGAGAGCAACGAGCGCCTGCGCCGTGACATCGAGCACGCCTCCGGCGCCGCGCCCATGGCCGAGCTGCTCGACCGCGTTACGCAGATGGGGCTGGAGAACCCCCGCCTGTTCGCGCTCACGCGCGCGGCGCTCGCCAGCTTGGGGCGGGTGGAGGCCGCGCAGGTGCCGGCCGTGTGCGCCGCCCACCTGCTCAAGACGCTCGCGTTCACGGGGCTGCGCCCCAGCCTCGACGTGTGCGTGGGCTGCGGGCGCGACGTGCCGGCGCCGGCGGGTTCGTCGGACGCCCTCGTGCCGCTCTCGTACCAGGAGGGCGGGGTGGTGTGCGCCGCGTGCCGGCCGAACGTCGAGACGGTCCTCGTGCCGGCCTCCACGCTGGCGTGGTGCCGGGCGCTGCTGGGCTCCACGTTCGCCGAGATCGAGGCTCTCGAGGTGGACCTTTCCGCCTCGTTCGCCGTGCTGCGCTTCTGCCAGCAGTGGGTGCACGAGCACGTGGGATCGAACCTCAAGTCGCTGAACTTCCTGTTCACCTGCGGATTGTTCTGA
- a CDS encoding TIGR03905 family TSCPD domain-containing protein, which produces MYQYTPRGVCSRAIHIDLDGDKVAHVEFVGGCNGNLKAVSKLIEGMTVEEVAAVLEGNTCGRRSTSCADQLVKGLREARQAAV; this is translated from the coding sequence ATGTACCAGTACACCCCGCGCGGCGTCTGCTCGCGCGCGATCCACATCGACCTGGACGGCGACAAGGTGGCGCACGTCGAGTTCGTCGGCGGCTGCAACGGCAACCTCAAGGCCGTGTCCAAGCTCATCGAGGGCATGACGGTGGAGGAGGTCGCCGCGGTGCTCGAAGGCAACACCTGCGGCCGGCGCAGCACCTCGTGCGCCGACCAGCTGGTGAAGGGGCTGCGCGAAGCGCGTCAGGCGGCCGTGTAG